The Gemmatimonadaceae bacterium genome window below encodes:
- a CDS encoding ATPase domain-containing protein, with protein MPDRHAAGKSSADRGRASLGVQGLDDIIGGGLPCNRLYLVDGEPGTGKTTLAMHFLMEGREHGEHGLYVTLSETEEELGAAAESHGWSLEGITVLELSSVQDKDPDEAYTLFHPAEVELQQTIELVLAQVEKHKPARVVFDSLSEMRMLARDALRFRRQILALKQFFSGRDCTVLLLDDRSHPQGDLQLQSLAHGVILLEHLAMEYGAERRRLQVMKLRGVRFRGGYHDFRIRTGGVEVYPRILRHERGAVGEPRVITSGSTELDALLGGGLLTGTSTLLMGSAGTGKSILCMQYAERMANENLRARVYLFDERISTAHMRAKGLGIGGSKAMTDGRLVLRQIEPTEMSPGEFAQDIVRAVEEDGVQLIVLDSINGYMQAMPAERLLLVQVHELLSYLADRGVSIIMTLVQHGVFGGEVDEAAEVSYLADTVILLRYFEYSGSVRRAISVVKKRNGMHESTIREFGIGPGGLRLGEPLHDFRGVLTGVPEYTGPSGPLMADVAAPRPSIADGAHGRR; from the coding sequence TTGCCTGACCGCCACGCCGCGGGAAAATCCTCTGCCGACCGGGGCCGCGCGAGCCTTGGAGTGCAGGGGCTCGACGACATCATCGGGGGCGGATTGCCCTGCAACCGCCTCTACCTCGTCGACGGCGAGCCCGGCACCGGCAAGACGACACTCGCCATGCACTTCCTTATGGAAGGGCGCGAGCACGGCGAGCACGGGCTCTACGTCACGCTCTCGGAGACGGAAGAGGAGCTTGGCGCGGCCGCCGAATCGCACGGCTGGTCGCTCGAGGGAATCACCGTGCTCGAGCTGTCGTCGGTGCAGGACAAGGATCCGGACGAAGCGTACACGCTCTTTCATCCGGCCGAAGTCGAGCTCCAGCAGACGATCGAACTGGTGCTCGCGCAGGTCGAGAAGCACAAGCCGGCGCGCGTCGTTTTCGACTCGCTGAGCGAGATGCGCATGCTCGCGCGCGACGCGCTGCGCTTTCGCCGCCAGATCCTGGCGCTCAAGCAATTCTTCAGCGGGCGCGACTGCACGGTGTTGCTACTTGACGATCGCAGCCACCCCCAGGGCGATCTGCAACTGCAAAGCCTGGCGCACGGCGTGATTCTGCTCGAGCACCTCGCCATGGAGTACGGCGCGGAGCGTCGCCGCCTGCAAGTGATGAAGCTGCGCGGCGTGCGCTTCCGCGGCGGGTATCACGATTTTCGAATTCGTACGGGCGGCGTGGAAGTGTATCCGCGCATATTGCGCCACGAGCGAGGCGCTGTCGGAGAGCCGCGCGTGATCACCAGCGGCTCGACCGAGCTCGATGCGCTGCTGGGCGGGGGCCTCCTCACGGGCACGAGCACGTTGCTCATGGGATCGGCCGGCACGGGCAAATCGATTCTCTGCATGCAGTACGCCGAGCGAATGGCGAACGAGAACTTGCGCGCGCGCGTGTATCTGTTCGACGAGCGCATCTCCACCGCGCACATGCGCGCGAAGGGACTCGGCATCGGCGGCTCGAAGGCGATGACCGACGGACGCCTCGTGCTTCGGCAGATCGAGCCGACCGAGATGTCGCCCGGCGAGTTCGCGCAGGACATCGTGCGCGCGGTCGAGGAGGACGGCGTACAGTTGATCGTCCTCGACTCGATCAACGGCTACATGCAGGCGATGCCGGCCGAGCGGCTGCTCCTGGTGCAGGTGCACGAGCTGCTGAGTTATCTCGCCGACCGCGGCGTCTCGATCATCATGACGCTGGTGCAGCACGGTGTCTTCGGCGGCGAGGTCGACGAAGCCGCCGAAGTGAGCTACCTCGCCGATACCGTCATATTATTACGATACTTTGAATATTCCGGCTCGGTTCGGCGCGCCATCTCGGTCGTGAAGAAGCGCAACGGGATGCACGAATCGACCATTCGCGAGTTCGGGATCGGGCCCGGCGGCCTTCGCCTGGGCGAGCCGCTGCACGATTTCCGCGGCGTGTTGACGGGCGTGCCGGAGTACACGGGACCGAGCGGGCCGCTGATGGCGGATGTCGCGGCACCGCGTCCAAGTATCGCAGACGGTGCACATGGCCGCCGCTGA
- a CDS encoding cyanophycinase, whose translation MQLRCAVVLLLVAGVSSRASSQTSHVRGTLMIVGGGPQPPALVQQFVDLAGGKGRARIIVFGMASEDGEKGGEEKARELRRLGANSRNVWVNRAQANTDSVALLLEGATGIWFIGGDQVKLIAALRGTKVDSAMHALYRDGAVIGGTSAGAAVMSAVMLTGDERHPGGARPDTSTGGFMTIARGDIVVDSGFGFLRDAIVDQHFLRRKRHNRLISVALEDAPHLAVGIDESTALIVPPSGPWRVAGESVVIVYDARHSHISSMNAGALGATDIRMHVLPAGATFDPKTGVARLP comes from the coding sequence ATGCAGCTGCGCTGTGCTGTGGTACTGCTCCTCGTCGCCGGTGTCTCGTCTCGAGCGTCGTCACAGACGAGTCACGTGCGCGGCACGCTGATGATCGTGGGCGGCGGACCGCAGCCGCCGGCGCTCGTGCAACAGTTCGTCGATCTCGCCGGCGGCAAAGGTCGCGCGCGCATCATCGTGTTCGGGATGGCGAGCGAGGACGGCGAGAAGGGCGGGGAGGAGAAAGCTCGGGAGCTCCGCCGGCTCGGCGCGAATTCGCGCAACGTCTGGGTGAACCGCGCGCAGGCGAACACGGATTCGGTGGCGCTGCTCCTCGAGGGCGCGACGGGCATCTGGTTCATCGGCGGCGATCAGGTGAAGCTCATCGCCGCGTTGCGAGGAACGAAGGTCGACTCGGCGATGCACGCGCTCTATCGCGACGGTGCGGTGATCGGCGGCACGTCGGCCGGCGCCGCGGTGATGTCGGCGGTGATGCTCACCGGGGACGAGCGGCATCCCGGCGGCGCGCGTCCCGACACGAGCACGGGCGGATTCATGACGATCGCGCGCGGCGACATCGTCGTCGATTCGGGCTTTGGTTTTCTGCGCGATGCCATCGTCGATCAACATTTCCTGCGTCGCAAACGGCACAATCGGTTGATCAGCGTGGCGCTCGAGGATGCGCCGCATCTCGCGGTGGGGATCGATGAGTCGACGGCGCTTATCGTGCCGCCGAGTGGGCCGTGGCGCGTCGCCGGCGAGAGTGTCGTCATCGTCTACGACGCCCGGCATTCTCATATAAGTTCTATGAATGCCGGGGCGCTCGGCGCGACGGACATTCGGATGCACGTGTTGCCGGCGGGAGCGACGTTCGATCCAAAGACGGGCGTGGCGCGGCTGCCTTGA
- a CDS encoding ester cyclase, translating into MSSPADVARGVFESLFAGDYSVFDKHPGLAALREHFPPMRVAFPDFRAELKQQLVDGNRVAFQWIFRGTHDGPLLGVAPTGRTVQFQNLSISRVEDGRIVQYNSEVGWLTLLGQLGVVQRLAEAATESAP; encoded by the coding sequence GTGAGCTCACCCGCCGACGTCGCTCGCGGCGTCTTCGAATCACTGTTCGCCGGCGATTACAGCGTGTTCGACAAGCACCCGGGTCTCGCGGCGCTGCGCGAGCATTTCCCGCCGATGCGCGTGGCATTCCCGGACTTCCGCGCCGAGTTGAAGCAGCAGCTCGTCGATGGGAATCGCGTCGCGTTTCAATGGATCTTTCGCGGAACGCACGACGGCCCGCTGCTCGGCGTCGCGCCGACGGGAAGGACGGTTCAGTTTCAGAACCTCAGCATCTCGCGCGTCGAGGACGGGCGGATCGTGCAGTACAACAGCGAAGTGGGATGGTTGACGCTGCTCGGTCAACTCGGCGTCGTGCAACGGCTGGCGGAAGCAGCTACGGAATCGGCGCCATGA
- a CDS encoding M28 family peptidase, protein MTRLSLVRSALLSIVLPCAATAQSSSLSSVERRIEHGVDTLVMRRTTETLASRDMEGRRPGTRGGERAEQWIADRFRELGLEPGGDQKTFFQNVPLIQLAPRAETRLVAGAVTLRWHDDFTFLTQQAPDTAVLTAPVALVRTGGSYEQTPAHDVRGRIVVARVAPGTGSAVFIARAFAERFGPAGALAVVVAGVQPPNRPFAQLVTNNSHPVIRRTDVPPPPAARCPTMLLSDAAALRLYAALGLDSAVASRPVARDAAPVWRDLDSTITLVVRADVQHIVGRNVIGLLRGTDNGAQGTAVVLTAHHDAFGVNADGSVNAGAVDNAIAVGDLLAAARAIVGATARPRHTIIFMATTGEEFGWLGARYWVAHSTWPLARVAADVNLEGDDPGAPLTGRKRFISYNASGADLHEVFANVVHAAGHDTVADPMPAQHAEFHSDAAAFSEAGVPASWIFMFPDTPADAMAAYVRTAQARIHTAADSIVSGWSYAAVRDKAVIAALLTWRLADSPNFPARVTPVLPGLMAPIP, encoded by the coding sequence GTGACACGCCTCTCGCTCGTGCGATCGGCCTTGCTGTCGATCGTACTCCCGTGCGCGGCGACTGCACAGTCGAGCAGCCTCTCGAGCGTCGAGCGCCGCATCGAGCACGGCGTCGACACGCTCGTCATGCGCCGCACCACCGAGACGCTGGCGAGCCGCGACATGGAAGGCCGCCGTCCCGGAACCCGCGGCGGCGAGCGCGCCGAGCAGTGGATCGCCGATCGTTTTCGCGAGCTCGGGCTCGAACCGGGCGGTGATCAGAAAACGTTCTTCCAGAACGTCCCGCTCATTCAACTCGCGCCGCGTGCCGAGACACGCCTTGTCGCCGGCGCCGTCACGCTCCGATGGCACGACGATTTCACTTTTCTCACACAACAAGCTCCCGACACCGCGGTCCTCACCGCGCCCGTGGCGCTCGTGCGCACGGGAGGATCATACGAACAGACACCGGCTCATGACGTGCGCGGACGGATCGTCGTCGCGCGAGTCGCGCCGGGCACCGGCAGTGCAGTGTTCATCGCGCGAGCGTTCGCCGAGCGATTCGGCCCCGCCGGCGCGTTGGCGGTGGTGGTTGCCGGCGTTCAACCGCCCAATCGCCCGTTCGCGCAGCTGGTCACCAACAACTCGCATCCGGTCATTCGCCGTACGGACGTTCCGCCGCCGCCTGCCGCGCGTTGCCCGACGATGCTCTTGAGCGATGCCGCGGCGCTGCGCCTCTACGCCGCGCTCGGCCTCGATAGTGCCGTCGCATCACGCCCTGTCGCGCGCGATGCGGCGCCAGTGTGGCGCGACCTCGACTCGACGATCACGCTCGTCGTGCGCGCCGACGTCCAGCACATCGTCGGTCGCAACGTGATCGGGCTGCTGCGCGGAACGGACAACGGCGCGCAAGGCACCGCCGTGGTGCTTACGGCGCATCACGACGCGTTTGGTGTGAACGCCGACGGTTCCGTCAACGCCGGCGCGGTGGACAACGCGATCGCGGTCGGCGACCTGCTCGCCGCCGCGCGCGCGATCGTCGGAGCGACGGCACGGCCGCGCCACACCATCATCTTCATGGCAACCACCGGCGAGGAATTCGGCTGGCTCGGCGCGCGGTATTGGGTCGCGCATTCCACCTGGCCGCTGGCGCGTGTTGCCGCGGACGTGAATCTCGAGGGCGACGATCCCGGCGCACCGCTCACCGGCCGAAAGCGATTCATCTCGTACAATGCATCGGGCGCCGATCTGCACGAGGTGTTCGCGAACGTGGTGCACGCGGCGGGACACGACACCGTCGCCGACCCAATGCCCGCCCAGCACGCCGAATTTCACAGTGACGCGGCGGCATTCTCCGAGGCCGGCGTGCCCGCGTCGTGGATATTCATGTTTCCTGATACGCCGGCCGACGCCATGGCGGCGTACGTGCGCACGGCGCAAGCACGAATTCACACGGCGGCGGATTCGATCGTGAGCGGGTGGTCGTACGCCGCGGTGCGAGACAAGGCGGTGATCGCGGCGCTGCTCACGTGGCGCTTGGCCGACTCGCCGAACTTTCCGGCGCGCGTGACGCCGGTGTTGCCCGGGCTCATGGCGCCGATTCCGTAG
- a CDS encoding HAMP domain-containing sensor histidine kinase gives MAAAEVIRMVTDDVAGVADAARAERSKRIAILAPTGRDAPLAQRVLARWHIDAEAYEDVESLVAAMRHGVGALVLAEEALVATVREAIVAELDSQPSWSDLPLIILTAEGELSHSIAQGIESIAMRSNITLLERPVRVATLVTTVRSALRARERQYDVRDHLVLLSEARAEAEAANRAKSDFLAMMSHELRTPLNAIGGYADLILLGIRGEITEEQREDLLRIQRSQRHLLGLINGVLNFARIERGTLKYEISSVAVSEVLAIAESLVAPQARASGLRIEFDVGEGLRVRADRDKLQQVILNLLANAIKFTDRGGHVRVGCERRDQGRVSITVEDTGCGIPRDKLEQIFEPFVQVDSRFMHPRDGVGLGLSISRDLARGMGGDLTAESELGVGSKFTLTLVTG, from the coding sequence ATGGCCGCCGCTGAGGTCATTCGCATGGTGACCGACGACGTGGCCGGCGTCGCCGACGCGGCACGCGCCGAACGGTCCAAGCGCATCGCCATCCTCGCGCCGACAGGACGCGATGCCCCGCTCGCCCAACGCGTGCTGGCCCGCTGGCACATCGACGCCGAAGCGTACGAGGACGTCGAGTCGCTCGTCGCCGCGATGCGCCACGGCGTAGGCGCGCTCGTCCTTGCCGAGGAAGCGCTGGTCGCGACGGTGCGCGAGGCGATCGTGGCGGAACTGGACAGTCAGCCCAGCTGGTCGGACCTCCCGCTGATCATCCTGACGGCCGAGGGCGAGCTGTCGCATTCGATCGCCCAGGGCATCGAATCGATCGCGATGCGCAGCAACATCACGCTGCTCGAACGGCCGGTGCGTGTGGCAACGCTCGTCACCACCGTGCGATCGGCGCTTCGCGCCCGCGAGCGGCAATACGACGTGCGCGATCATCTCGTGCTGCTCAGTGAAGCACGCGCGGAAGCGGAGGCGGCGAATCGCGCGAAGTCGGATTTTCTGGCGATGATGAGCCACGAGCTGCGCACGCCGCTCAACGCCATCGGCGGCTACGCGGACTTGATCCTGCTCGGCATTCGCGGCGAGATCACCGAGGAACAGCGCGAAGACCTCCTGCGCATTCAACGCAGCCAGCGACACCTGCTCGGCTTGATCAACGGCGTGCTCAATTTCGCCCGCATCGAGCGCGGAACGCTCAAGTATGAGATCTCCAGTGTCGCGGTCAGCGAGGTGCTCGCGATCGCCGAGTCGCTGGTGGCGCCGCAGGCGCGGGCGAGCGGATTGCGGATCGAGTTCGACGTTGGCGAAGGGCTGCGCGTACGCGCCGATCGCGACAAGCTCCAGCAGGTGATACTGAATCTTCTCGCGAACGCGATCAAGTTCACCGATCGCGGCGGCCATGTGCGCGTGGGCTGCGAGCGCCGCGATCAGGGACGTGTGTCGATCACCGTTGAAGACACGGGCTGCGGGATTCCGCGCGACAAGCTCGAGCAGATCTTCGAGCCGTTCGTGCAGGTCGACAGCCGCTTCATGCATCCGCGCGACGGCGTGGGGCTCGGACTCTCGATCAGCCGCGATCTCGCGCGCGGCATGGGCGGCGATCTGACGGCGGAAAGCGAGCTCGGCGTCGGCAGCAAGTTCACGTTGACACTGGTAACGGGCTGA
- a CDS encoding DUF1080 domain-containing protein encodes MASAQQRPTGRPEDTEVWSPEPRIVTPGAHDGDAPSDAIALFDGRNLDQWVSVKDGSPARWTVADGILTVNKQGGNIQTKRRFGDYQLHLEFRIPPGITGSGQARGNSGLFLASTGPGDDGYELQILDSYENKTYVNGQAASIYKQYPPLVNAARRPGEWQTYDVIWTAPRFRADGSLESPAYVTAFHDGVLVQNHVALKGPTLYIGQPHYAPHGDSPIKLQAHGDASLPISFRNIWVRETTDHKG; translated from the coding sequence ATGGCATCGGCGCAGCAACGCCCCACCGGTCGCCCCGAAGACACCGAGGTCTGGAGTCCCGAGCCCAGGATCGTCACGCCTGGCGCACACGATGGCGATGCCCCGTCGGATGCGATCGCGCTCTTCGACGGCCGCAATCTCGACCAGTGGGTCTCGGTGAAGGACGGGTCGCCCGCGCGCTGGACCGTTGCCGATGGCATCCTCACCGTGAACAAGCAGGGCGGCAACATCCAGACGAAGCGGCGCTTCGGCGACTATCAGCTGCACCTCGAGTTCCGCATTCCGCCGGGCATCACCGGCTCGGGCCAGGCGCGCGGCAACAGCGGACTCTTTCTCGCCTCGACCGGCCCGGGCGACGACGGCTACGAGCTGCAGATCCTCGACTCGTACGAGAACAAGACATACGTGAATGGCCAGGCCGCGTCGATCTACAAGCAGTATCCGCCGCTCGTGAATGCCGCGCGCAGGCCGGGCGAATGGCAGACGTACGACGTGATCTGGACGGCGCCGCGCTTTCGCGCCGACGGCTCACTCGAGTCGCCGGCATACGTGACGGCGTTTCATGACGGTGTGCTCGTACAGAATCACGTGGCGCTCAAGGGGCCGACGTTGTACATCGGGCAGCCGCACTACGCGCCGCATGGTGATTCGCCCATCAAGTTGCAGGCGCACGGCGATGCGAGTCTGCCGATCAGCTTTCGGAATATCTGGGTACGAGAAACGACGGATCACAAAGGGTGA
- a CDS encoding VOC family protein — translation MPHLALVTLIVRDYDPAIRFFVDILGFELAEDAPSLTNDGRPKRWVVVRPSGAETGILLARADGEHQAAFAGNQFGGRVGMFLRVEEFERTYQRLVGAGVTIVREPSDQAYGRLAVFLDCEGNRWDLLGPAA, via the coding sequence ATGCCCCATCTCGCGCTCGTCACCCTCATCGTCCGCGACTACGATCCGGCGATCCGATTCTTCGTGGACATCCTGGGCTTCGAGCTCGCCGAGGATGCCCCGTCGCTCACGAATGACGGCCGGCCGAAGCGGTGGGTGGTGGTGCGGCCATCTGGTGCGGAGACCGGGATTCTACTGGCGCGCGCCGACGGCGAACATCAAGCAGCGTTCGCCGGCAATCAATTCGGTGGACGCGTCGGGATGTTTTTGCGCGTCGAGGAATTTGAGCGAACGTATCAGCGGCTCGTTGGGGCGGGCGTGACGATCGTGCGGGAGCCGAGCGATCAGGCGTACGGGCGGCTGGCGGTGTTTCTGGATTGTGAAGGGAATCGGTGGGATTTGCTGGGGCCGGCGGCGTGA
- a CDS encoding SAM-dependent methyltransferase produces MKADRPSRTARLVTFGRALADVGISHVIDFSDPTARVFLGEKQKRRLAAIERAARQAKRSSKVEMARGMADIMALRTAAIDAAARDAIARGARQVVILGAGYDGRAWRMRELRDIRVFEIDHPATQNEKRSHLAELPPAIGVVTFVPIDFERDSLDKVLERAGHDRSAPTCWIWEGVVMYLTHESVRATLASIAGRSAPGSTLIVNYHTGARRLFARLILRLIGEPHISAWTPAEMASDLRAAGFTVREDSSTAEWNAWYAEGRSGVGRVIYMRIAVASR; encoded by the coding sequence ATGAAAGCCGACCGCCCCAGCCGCACCGCCCGCCTCGTCACATTTGGCCGCGCACTGGCTGACGTTGGCATCTCGCACGTGATTGACTTCAGCGATCCCACGGCGCGAGTGTTTCTCGGCGAAAAGCAAAAGCGGCGCCTCGCGGCGATCGAGCGCGCGGCACGACAAGCCAAGCGCTCGTCCAAGGTCGAGATGGCGCGCGGCATGGCCGACATCATGGCCCTCCGCACGGCCGCGATCGACGCCGCCGCCCGCGACGCCATCGCCCGCGGCGCGCGGCAGGTCGTCATCCTCGGCGCCGGTTACGACGGACGTGCATGGCGCATGCGCGAGCTGCGCGATATTAGAGTTTTCGAAATCGACCATCCCGCGACGCAGAACGAGAAGCGCTCACACCTCGCGGAGCTGCCGCCGGCGATCGGAGTTGTCACCTTCGTCCCGATCGACTTCGAGCGCGACTCGCTCGATAAGGTGCTCGAGCGCGCCGGCCACGATCGTTCCGCACCGACCTGCTGGATTTGGGAAGGCGTCGTGATGTACCTGACGCACGAGTCCGTGCGTGCGACGCTCGCGAGCATTGCGGGAAGAAGCGCGCCGGGCTCCACGTTGATCGTGAACTACCATACCGGAGCCCGGCGGCTGTTCGCGCGCCTGATTCTCCGGCTGATCGGCGAACCGCACATCAGCGCGTGGACGCCGGCCGAGATGGCGAGTGATCTGCGCGCCGCGGGATTCACCGTCCGCGAAGACTCGAGCACGGCCGAGTGGAATGCGTGGTACGCCGAGGGCCGGTCGGGGGTCGGGCGCGTGATCTACATGCGCATCGCGGTTGCGTCGCGATAG
- a CDS encoding GxxExxY protein: protein MSTNSQRPDPAGSDNSGLLHGDVTRKIIAAFYAVKREVGPGFPEYLYANGVSVQLRELGLNVRREVPYEMVFHGVVIGLFRADIVVEGLVIVEVKVSRGVLLPHREQVWRYAKTAGLPVGMVLNFGENPGFARVLTNSGP, encoded by the coding sequence ATGAGCACAAATTCACAACGACCGGATCCGGCCGGATCTGACAACAGCGGATTACTGCACGGCGACGTCACCAGAAAGATCATCGCCGCGTTCTATGCGGTGAAACGGGAGGTTGGGCCAGGGTTTCCCGAGTACCTCTACGCGAACGGCGTATCGGTGCAGCTTCGTGAGCTTGGCTTGAACGTCCGCCGCGAAGTGCCGTACGAGATGGTCTTCCACGGCGTCGTCATCGGTCTCTTCCGCGCCGACATCGTCGTCGAAGGACTCGTGATCGTCGAAGTCAAAGTCTCGCGAGGAGTCTTGCTGCCGCACCGCGAGCAGGTCTGGCGCTACGCCAAAACCGCCGGCCTTCCCGTCGGCATGGTCCTGAATTTCGGCGAGAACCCCGGCTTCGCGCGCGTGTTAACAAACTCCGGCCCTTGA
- a CDS encoding Uma2 family endonuclease: MAAQRQRRWTEAEFYTARDAAPSGERWELVDGEVLVTPSPHWVHQGLVARLFELLAPYVRQNSLGHTFFSPLDVKFEPGLVLQPDVLVVPAGELRTRQDVIRKLLLAVEVVSPSSARHDRVTKRPKYQRNRVPEYRVLDEASRTIERWRPEDERPEIIA, translated from the coding sequence ATGGCTGCGCAGCGACAGCGTCGATGGACGGAGGCCGAGTTCTACACGGCGCGCGACGCGGCGCCCTCGGGTGAGCGCTGGGAGCTCGTCGACGGCGAGGTGCTCGTGACCCCGTCGCCGCATTGGGTGCATCAGGGCCTCGTGGCGCGCTTGTTCGAATTGCTCGCGCCGTATGTACGCCAGAACTCGCTCGGCCATACGTTCTTTTCGCCGCTCGACGTAAAGTTCGAGCCCGGGCTCGTTCTGCAGCCCGACGTGCTCGTGGTTCCAGCGGGCGAGCTTCGCACACGCCAGGACGTCATTAGAAAACTCTTACTCGCCGTCGAAGTCGTTTCGCCGAGCTCGGCGCGGCATGATCGCGTGACCAAGCGGCCGAAGTATCAGAGGAATCGCGTGCCCGAATACCGGGTGCTCGACGAAGCATCGCGCACGATCGAGCGTTGGCGCCCCGAGGACGAGCGACCGGAGATAATCGCCTAG
- a CDS encoding alpha/beta hydrolase-fold protein, producing MPLRHLLIALAAAQTLSAQRVEITFPRAAHAAPITGRVYIALSKTSDAQRPPIRQTGETGVPLFGVDIDNVAPGTPLIVDARAFGFPVRSLRDIPAGDYWIEPFINVYTKFVRADGHTVWMHMDQWEGQQWQRSPGNLYGEPIKIHFDPKSSAPIKLVADKVIPPVTVPADNEYVKRIKIQSRILTKWWGQPIYLGATVLLPKDYDKHPDVKYPVVYDEGHFSLGAPGGFGATGGRGGRGARGGQSFTDYWLADNTPRMLLVTLQHPSPYYDDSYGVNSANNGPYGDAITQELIPAVESQFRAIGQPWARLLTGGSTGGWISLAHQVFYPDFYGGTWSLCPDGVDFRYHQIVNIYDDANAYYIDHDWMKVERPTQRRPDGNIVAMMKDENWSELAQGDHSRSGGQWDIWEATYGPVGADGYPQRIWDKQTGAIDKRVAAYWKEHYDLRNILETHWSTLGPKLADKMNVYVGDADSYFLNMGVHMLETFLKTTTAPAWSGEIVFQPMAPHCWGPPLSELIPKMAAQVEKHAPAGTSSGWRY from the coding sequence GTGCCGCTTCGACACCTGCTGATCGCGCTCGCTGCCGCGCAGACCCTGTCCGCACAGCGCGTAGAGATCACGTTCCCCCGCGCCGCCCACGCCGCTCCGATCACGGGCCGCGTCTACATCGCGCTCAGCAAGACCAGCGACGCGCAACGGCCACCGATCAGACAAACAGGCGAGACCGGCGTCCCGCTGTTCGGGGTCGACATCGACAACGTCGCGCCGGGCACACCGTTGATCGTCGATGCGCGCGCGTTCGGCTTTCCGGTTCGGAGTCTGCGCGACATTCCCGCGGGCGACTATTGGATCGAGCCGTTCATCAACGTTTATACGAAGTTCGTGCGCGCCGACGGGCACACCGTCTGGATGCACATGGATCAATGGGAAGGCCAGCAGTGGCAGCGATCGCCGGGCAATCTCTACGGCGAACCGATCAAGATCCACTTCGATCCTAAATCGTCCGCGCCGATCAAGCTCGTCGCCGACAAAGTCATTCCGCCCGTCACCGTGCCGGCGGACAACGAGTATGTGAAGCGGATCAAGATCCAGAGCCGCATTCTCACCAAGTGGTGGGGCCAGCCCATCTACCTCGGCGCCACGGTGCTCTTGCCGAAGGATTACGACAAGCATCCCGACGTGAAGTATCCCGTCGTCTACGACGAAGGACATTTCAGCCTCGGCGCTCCGGGCGGGTTCGGCGCGACGGGCGGACGCGGTGGACGCGGCGCGCGCGGTGGACAGAGCTTCACGGATTATTGGCTCGCCGACAACACGCCGCGCATGCTGCTGGTGACGCTGCAACACCCATCGCCCTACTACGACGATTCGTACGGCGTCAACTCGGCCAACAACGGCCCGTATGGTGACGCGATCACGCAGGAGCTGATTCCGGCGGTCGAATCGCAGTTCCGCGCGATCGGCCAGCCGTGGGCGCGACTGCTCACCGGCGGATCGACGGGCGGATGGATCTCACTCGCGCATCAGGTGTTCTATCCCGACTTCTACGGCGGCACGTGGTCCCTGTGTCCCGACGGCGTCGATTTTCGCTATCACCAGATCGTGAACATCTACGACGACGCGAACGCGTACTACATCGATCACGACTGGATGAAGGTCGAGCGCCCCACGCAGCGGCGGCCCGACGGCAACATCGTCGCGATGATGAAGGACGAGAACTGGTCGGAGCTCGCGCAGGGCGATCATTCGCGCTCGGGCGGCCAGTGGGACATCTGGGAGGCGACTTATGGCCCCGTCGGCGCTGACGGCTATCCGCAGCGGATCTGGGACAAGCAAACCGGCGCGATCGACAAGCGCGTCGCGGCATACTGGAAGGAACATTATGATTTGCGAAACATTCTCGAGACGCATTGGAGCACCCTCGGGCCCAAGCTCGCCGACAAGATGAATGTCTATGTGGGCGATGCGGATTCCTATTTCCTGAACATGGGCGTGCACATGCTCGAGACCTTTCTGAAGACGACGACCGCACCAGCGTGGTCGGGCGAGATCGTGTTTCAGCCGATGGCGCCGCATTGCTGGGGACCGCCTCTGAGCGAGCTCATTCCGAAGATGGCTGCACAGGTGGAAAAACATGCTCCTGCGGGGACATCTTCTGGCTGGCGGTATTGA